CCTCAGTAAAAACGTTTTAGGATCTCCGATTTCGTTGTTAAGCGAAGTCGGAGATTTTTCTGATCGACTTTCCTTTTCCGAAAATCATTTTCAAATGCAATCGATTCTGCAAGGTTACAACGCAACTATCCACAAAATATCTTAATCGGCTGATTGTGTGGAAGCGCAAAGGTATTTCGCTTATAAGTTCGGAATGCTATTTTTCTAAATTCCAAAAACTGAATGTACTAAAGTGGCACTTAAGAAAACATTTTCTTCTACTAAAACTTTTTAGTAGTAGTTCCTACTTCTGCCGTGAAAGCCGCGCGCCCCACCCTGATTGGGTGGAGGAGGTGGGCTCGCGCGAAATAATTTTCAGAATTTTCCGTTTCATAAAAAGAAAACTTTTTCCACAAAAATAATCGCGCATTTTTGTAGGACCTACGACAAGGATGCTTGGAAAAGATCTTGTTCTTTTCTCATTCTCCCTTTGCGTCGTTTCGCAGTTTAAAATAAAGAATGATCGAAGTAAAAATGAATGTGAATATGTTCGCTAAGATGATCGGAAAATCTTGTTTGAGACATCCGTAAACAAACCACAATACAACTCCCGTAACAAAGACGATGTACATGTTTCTCGAGATGTCTTTTGTGCTTCCGCCCATGACAATCCGAATCAACTGAGGAAGAAAGGAGACAGTTGTAAGAATAGAAGCGAGATAACCTAAGAACGTAATTGAATCCATTTTCGTCCTAAATCCCTTATGCTCTTTTGTATTCTC
Above is a genomic segment from Leptospira stimsonii containing:
- a CDS encoding SemiSWEET transporter; translated protein: MDSITFLGYLASILTTVSFLPQLIRIVMGGSTKDISRNMYIVFVTGVVLWFVYGCLKQDFPIILANIFTFIFTSIILYFKLRNDAKGE